Genomic DNA from Rhodoligotrophos defluvii:
ACGCCGCTCCAAGGAAGCGCCCTTTGATCCGGCTGCGCAATAGCCTAAAGTGCCGCCGGGCTGTTGCCGGGGGAAACCATATGAGCGTGTTGCGTCTTTGTGCCGTCGTGCTGGCGGCATTGCTGGTCACTGCGTGCCAGACCACCGAGAAGACGACGTTGCTGAGAAGCGCAGACCGGAATCTTGCCGTCTCCCAGAACGATGGCAACGGCGTGCTGATCGTCGGGCTGCAGATCGAAAGCATCATCGAGCTTTCGAAATTCGATACCCTCGAGTTCTGGACGGTTGACCCCCAGCAGAAGCTGCTGATTCATCCCGATCAAGGCGGCAGAGTCATCAGGCTGGTTCGCGGCAATTGGATCTTCGGCCGGGACAAGCAGGGCGATGTGGAATACGTGCTGCAAAGCCTGCCGGCGGGTACCTATTACCTGACCTATGTCGACAAGGCAGGAGAGCTGATGCTCCCCGTCGAGCCGATGTCATTCGCCTTCACCGTCAGGCCGGGCGAGGCAACCTATATCGGAACCTTCGATTTCAGGCCGCCACCGGTCCTGGGTCGGATTCCGATAGGCAACTATGAAATCCGGCCCGTCGAGCGACGGCCGCATGACGCCAAGGCGCTGCTGGCCAAATATCCCAATCTCCCGCAGGAGCTGTGGGACCAGCAGCCCATGTACATGAACCTGAACTGCAGGCTCAAGAACTACGCGCCCCGGAAGGAATGTCTGGTCGGCGCGCCCCTCCCGGGCAGCGCAAGCTGATCACCGGCGCGAGGGCTCCCGCGTCTGCGGCTGACCGTCTTGGCTTCCCGGCAGGCAATGCCTGCGCAGATGCTCGGCCAGCTCCCGGTAATCGCCCTGGCGGGCCGCGCGGGCTCGCCAGACGAGCGCCAGGGTGCGCGAGGCCGCTTCGCCCTCCCGCAGCGGCACCAGCCTTATGCGCGCGCCGCGCACCAGCCCTGCTTCGATGGCCACCCGCGGCAGGAGCGTTACGCCCATTTTGTTTTCCACCAGCTGCACGAGGGTGATCAGGCTGGTGGCGCGCACATCCCCGTCGCCGACATCCGCGTTCACCACCCTCAGCACATGGTCCCGCAGACAATGCCCGCGCTCGAGCAGCAGCAGCGTCTCGCTCCCGAGCTCGCCGACGCTGGCCGCGCGCCGTCTGGCCAGGGCATGGCCCTCCGGCACCGCCAGCATGAATGGATCGCGCGCAAGGGCCACGTGGTCGAAACCGTCGAACCCGTAGGGCAGCGCGATCAGCGCCGCATCGAGCTGCCCGCTGCGCACGTCATCGAGCAGCGAGCGCGTCAACCCCTCCTGCACCCGCAGCCGCAATTTCGGATAAGCGGCCCGCAGGCTCGGCAGCACCTTCGGCAGGATGAACGGCGCCACCGAGGGGATGACCCCAAGGCGCAGACGGGTGGTCAGCGGCCGGCTGGCAACGGCCACATGGCTGGGCAGTTGGTCGATATCCGCCAGGATGCCGCGCACGTGCTCGATTACCAGCTCGCCCGCGGCCGTCAACCGCACCGAACGGCCGGAGCGGTCCACCAGCG
This window encodes:
- a CDS encoding hydrogen peroxide-inducible genes activator, with the translated sequence MLNVSLRQLRYLAALAETQSFSRAAQRMNVAQSTLSAAIQGIETALGAALVDRSGRSVRLTAAGELVIEHVRGILADIDQLPSHVAVASRPLTTRLRLGVIPSVAPFILPKVLPSLRAAYPKLRLRVQEGLTRSLLDDVRSGQLDAALIALPYGFDGFDHVALARDPFMLAVPEGHALARRRAASVGELGSETLLLLERGHCLRDHVLRVVNADVGDGDVRATSLITLVQLVENKMGVTLLPRVAIEAGLVRGARIRLVPLREGEAASRTLALVWRARAARQGDYRELAEHLRRHCLPGSQDGQPQTREPSRR